In Aegilops tauschii subsp. strangulata cultivar AL8/78 chromosome 3, Aet v6.0, whole genome shotgun sequence, one genomic interval encodes:
- the LOC141020973 gene encoding uncharacterized protein encodes MDLEIKAAIEEERAKTQELLAEETRQAVERERETEERTARLLEEERNRNDLANRSIYELFASMCEKNGQTPPPMPVIAPADTHNSRQASTSAIGASKNPDPPSSATTASKNPDPSPMG; translated from the exons ATGGATCTCGAAATCAAG gctgctattgAGGAAGAGAGAGCAAAGACCCAGGAGCTTCTGGCGGAGGAAACGAGGCAGGCggtggagagggagagggagactgaggagaggacggctaggcttttggaggaggagaggaaccggaacgacTTGGCTAATCGGTCCATATACGAGCTCTTCgcg tccatgtgcgagaagaacggtcagacccctccgccgatgccagtcATTGCTCCGGCGGACACA CATAactcccgacaagcatcgacgTCTGCCATTGGCGCGAGCAAGAACCCCGATCCTCCTTCATCTGCCACTACCGCGAGCAAGAACCCCGATCCTTCACCTATGGGTTGA